A region of the Arachis hypogaea cultivar Tifrunner chromosome 15, arahy.Tifrunner.gnm2.J5K5, whole genome shotgun sequence genome:
aatttaatctCTGAAATTAGAATCTAAAACAATGTAAAACAAACTGCAGATGTGGAGGAAAAGGTGACACATGTTCTGAAGATCTTAGAGGAAGAGGGAGACTCCTTTGCAAAGAGAGCAGAAATGTACTACAAGAGGCGACCGGAGCTCATAAGCTTTGTGGAGGAAACATATAAAGCTTACCGAGCTTTAGCCGAACGATACGATCACATATCAATAGAGTTGCAGAAAGCCAACAACCAACTTGCAGTTGCCTGTCCGGATAGAGTCCCGTACATGGATGACGATGAAGATGACGGATCACCACGGCCACCAAAAAAAATGCCAGAAGGGTCAAAACAAAACATTCCAAAGCCTCCCCCTAAAGATTTAAAAACTATTGTAACAACAGCAGCAGCCACAAAGAAACTTCACTCCAGGAAGCCAGCCAGCAAAGATACTAATAATACGGCCGCTCCTAAATCTGGATTGAATCGAAAGGAGGCAATTGAAGAGGTCGACAAACTCCAGAAACAGATTCTGGCGCTACAAACTGTGAAAGAGTTTGTGAAGAGCTCTTATGATCATTCCATTGCAAGGTACTGGGAAACTGAGGCGCAGATCAATGAGTTGCAAGAGAGGGTTTCTATGTTGCAGGATGAGCTTGGAGAAGGTGTAGTTATTGAAGATAGTGAAGCCCGCCGTTTGATGGCAGAAGCCGCTCTTAAATCATGCCAAGAGGCATTGACACAGTTGGAAGCGAAACAGGAAGAATCACATGATGAAACAAGAATGACATCAAACAGGATAAATGACATCAAGGCCAAGTTGAGCTCTCTCATGGAGGAGTTCCATTATACGCAGAGCGATTCCAAGGAACCAAGGGCCAAAAGAGAGATGAAAAAAGCATCAGAAACAAAGGACTTGGAAGAAGAAGAGGCCATTTTGAAACAGAAGAGAGAAGAGTTGCAATCATTAAAGAATAACATCAAAGAGCAATTTCACTCGGACTCAAATTCATCTCTGAGTGTGGCAGAAATGGCAGAGAAGATTGATGAGCTTGTGAATAAAGTGATCAGCTTGGAAACTGCAGTTTCATCCCAAACTGCTCTAGTGACAAGGTTGAGATCCGAGACCGATGAGCTCCAAGAGCATATTCGAACTCTGGAAGGTGATAAGGAAAGTCTGATCAATGACAAAAATAGATTGAATGACCAACTGagagaaatggaagaaaagaTGCATCAAGTACAGGATTTAAACAAAATTGTTGAAGATGAGAATAGCAGTATACAAACCCAGTTCACTGAAGCACGGTCTAATCTTGAACATATCTCAGAGAAAGTACAAAATGAGATGCATTTTGAAGAGGTTAAGGCCATGGATTCACCACAGCTAGAAAATAATGCATCTGGCAAACCTGAGTCAAAGTATGATGTAAATTCAGACTTGGAGCTCAAGCTTGGCACTGTAGAAGGTGACTCAACTTCAGACAAGAAGCTTGAGGTTGTTGATTCGACAGAAAACGTTGTTCGTGCAGATAATAAACTTGAGGCTACTGGTTCAACGGAAAACGATGTTATGTCAGGAAATGAGGTTAAGTTCACCAGTTCTGTAGAAACTGAATATGTAACCCCAACGCAAAATAAATTTCCTGAAGAGTTGAAAGAGCAGGGGAGGATACTGATTCCTGTCATAAATGGTGATGAAAGAGTAACAGTTCAGAATACTAACAATGAAAATCAGATCAGccaacaagcaagtaacaaggcCGATAGTTCTTTACCAAATCTTGGTACACAAGACACCGATCCTAAGGAAGTTTCATCGGAGACGGAGTATGCTTCCAAAGCTGAGGCCTCGGACAAGGCAATGACAAAAGATGATGAACCCGATTGGCAGGGAATGTTTCTGAGTGGATTACAAGACAGAGAAAAAATTCTGCTGACCGAATATACTAATACTCTCCGTAATTACAAAGATTTGAAGAAGAGACTTGCAGACATAGAGATGAAAGTTCATGAAGATGACTTGGATCAGCTGAAAAAACTGCAGGCTGCTAATGCCTTGAAGGATGAAGAGATTAGACTCCTACGTCAAAAACTAAGTCTCTTGGACAGAAGTTTAGAAGGAACTGAGGATTTGACAGGATCAACAGTATTGGAACGCAGCATTGAGGAGCTTCTAGAAACTCGTCTTCAATATACATCAGCCATTGAAGAGAAGTTCCGGGCAAGAATTGATGAACTTCTGGATGAGAATTTAAAATGCTGGCGGGAATTTGGTGCTTCGTTTGAGGATGTACAGAGGTTTGAGACCACTATCAAAGATTTGATGACTGAGGTATCAAAAATTGAGGCTAAAGGAAAAGCTTTAGAGGGTACTAGTAGcacaaaatattctttaaaatcaGATGCACGGCCAATTTACCAGCACCTTACAGAGACTCAAACACTATTAACAGCATGGTTGGAAAGAAGTGTCTTGCAAAATGAAGAATTGGAGAGAAGGTTTGCATGTTTGTGTAACATCCAAGAAGATATAACATCAGCATTGAACACCAGTGCTGAAGATGATGATTTCAGGTTCACAAGCtatcaagctgccaagttccaaGGTGAGGTGTTGACCTTGAAACAGGAGCACACCAAGTTTTCTGCTGTACTTCGCACACATATAGATGTTGTGACATCCCTCCACCGTGAAGTTGAGAAGGCTCTTGTGAGGTTGAATGACCAATTTGGCCTCTCTGCTTCAAGGAGAGGGACAAGATCAGAGACTAGGAACAAGGTTCCTCTCAGGTCATTTATCTTTGGAAACAAACCAAAGAAGCAGTCAATCTTTGCCATCATGAGCATACAACATGGATTGCATAAGAAGCGTGCCtcgaaggagaaggagaaggaggagaagaaagagaaggaaaaggagaaggagagggaggagaagaaagagaaggaaaaggagaaggagagggaggagaagaaagagaaggaaaaggagaaggaggagaaggagaaggagaaggagaaggagaaggaaaaagaaaacagcAGTGTGTAAAATGTTTAGTTTCATATTCATCTGTTTGGAGAATACTTCGTATTTATTTCATTAGAAGGGGGAGATAATAAGATATTCATATTTCAATTTCGACTTGTCTATAAGTTCACATGACTAAAGGTTacctttcttatatatatatatatagtgatggGAAGCTTTGGAGCAACAGTTAAGTTGTCTCCGTGTCACCTCAAGGTCATGGATTCAGGCTGTGGAAATAGCCACTGATATAATTATCAGGTTAGGCTGGTACATTACACCCTTCGGATTCGGCCCTTCCTTGGACCTTGCGTTAATGCAGGATGCTTGCGCACTGAGCTTCCCCTTGTATATATATTGTGATTTGTCTTGCCATATAAAGATGGAATTCCATATACGATTGCTTCTTTTcattattatatttaaacaaCAAGAATGGACTATAATAACTATTTTGTAGTGAGAATCACATGAGAATAGATCCTCTCACTTGACAGGATCAAGTTAGTCTTTCACTATACAATTTATTGTATTGTATCCATCTCTTGTCCGAGTTAAAACCTGAACATGCATGTCATAATTGACCTTGTCAAATGAAGTAAATTGAAGATCTATTTCCAAATGCATATAAGCATTCTTACCCTCATAAGAGGACATGAAATTTCCAAATCTTATATTGAATAAATACTATTTTAACATTGATAACTGGCAATTACATAATCCATAAAGCCAGTAATCATCCATGGTGGGTTATATGAGTTCCAACAAAAACACTCATGCCAGGATTTTTTGCAAGTAAATACAAGATGTACAGAGCAG
Encoded here:
- the LOC112747333 gene encoding protein NETWORKED 2D-like; protein product: MLQRAASNAYSWWWASHIRTKQTKWVEQNLQDVEEKVTHVLKILEEEGDSFAKRAEMYYKRRPELISFVEETYKAYRALAERYDHISIELQKANNQLAVACPDRVPYMDDDEDDGSPRPPKKMPEGSKQNIPKPPPKDLKTIVTTAAATKKLHSRKPASKDTNNTAAPKSGLNRKEAIEEVDKLQKQILALQTVKEFVKSSYDHSIARYWETEAQINELQERVSMLQDELGEGVVIEDSEARRLMAEAALKSCQEALTQLEAKQEESHDETRMTSNRINDIKAKLSSLMEEFHYTQSDSKEPRAKREMKKASETKDLEEEEAILKQKREELQSLKNNIKEQFHSDSNSSLSVAEMAEKIDELVNKVISLETAVSSQTALVTRLRSETDELQEHIRTLEGDKESLINDKNRLNDQLREMEEKMHQVQDLNKIVEDENSSIQTQFTEARSNLEHISEKVQNEMHFEEVKAMDSPQLENNASGKPESKYDVNSDLELKLGTVEGDSTSDKKLEVVDSTENVVRADNKLEATGSTENDVMSGNEVKFTSSVETEYVTPTQNKFPEELKEQGRILIPVINGDERVTVQNTNNENQISQQASNKADSSLPNLGTQDTDPKEVSSETEYASKAEASDKAMTKDDEPDWQGMFLSGLQDREKILLTEYTNTLRNYKDLKKRLADIEMKVHEDDLDQLKKLQAANALKDEEIRLLRQKLSLLDRSLEGTEDLTGSTVLERSIEELLETRLQYTSAIEEKFRARIDELLDENLKCWREFGASFEDVQRFETTIKDLMTEVSKIEAKGKALEGTSSTKYSLKSDARPIYQHLTETQTLLTAWLERSVLQNEELERRFACLCNIQEDITSALNTSAEDDDFRFTSYQAAKFQGEVLTLKQEHTKFSAVLRTHIDVVTSLHREVEKALVRLNDQFGLSASRRGTRSETRNKVPLRSFIFGNKPKKQSIFAIMSIQHGLHKKRASKEKEKEEKKEKEKEKEREEKKEKEKEKEREEKKEKEKEKEEKEKEKEKEKEKENSSV